In a genomic window of Amblyomma americanum isolate KBUSLIRL-KWMA chromosome 4, ASM5285725v1, whole genome shotgun sequence:
- the LOC144130137 gene encoding uncharacterized protein LOC144130137, which translates to MHRFSLAAAVFLTLTPFMFEGGHMQPRRRVPPSWVKDYDDEKMYTYSFGMYHIEPNSFKIGNLANGEETYLCMVALEFLNNDTLLANKQLREVTHMPGYSSMESGLCRAFFLGPSQVLPPLTVVTASVFRHVLSTGVYSYYWEPLPPNFRSNQLVKFENFEEYFLYDDPNLQWRKSDLAVVVARIRYQNNELPGLQIYAEAERGNETFYVLLDERVVPVHQKNAVYATRRAHSG; encoded by the exons ATGCACCGTTTCAGCCTGGCTGCTGCTGTCTTCCTGACCCTCACTCCTTTCATGTTCGAAG GCGGCCACATGCAGCCACGACGGAGAGTTCCACCCAGCTGGGTTAAGGACTACGACGACGAGAAGATGTACACGTACAGCTTTGGCATGTACCACATCGAGCCGAACTCCTTCAAG ATTGGCAACCTGGCCAACGGCGAGGAGACCTACCTGTGCATGGTGGCCCTGGAGTTCCTCAACAACGACACGCTGCTTGCGAACAAGCAGCTGCGCGAGGTCACCCACATGCCCGGCTACAGCTCCATGGAGAGCGGACTGTGCCGTGCCTTCTTCCTGGGGCCCAGCCAGGTGCTGCCGCCACTCACCGTCGTCACGGCGTCCGTATTTCGT CACGTCCTCTCCACCGGAGTCTACTCGTACTACTGGGAACCCCTTCCGCCGAACTTCCGATCAAACCAGCTGGTCAAGTTTGAAAACTTCGAGGAGTACTTCCTCTACGACGATCCGAACTTGCAGTGGCGCAAGTCCGACCTGGCGGTTGTCGTAGCCCGCATCAGGTACCAGAATAATGAGCTGCCGGGCCTGCAGATTTACGCGGAAGCGGAGAGGGGCAACGAGACCTTCTACGTCTTGCTCGACGAGCGGGTGGTCCCTGTCCACCAGAAGAACGCCGTGTACGCCACTCGCAGGGCACACTCGGGCTGA